The following proteins are encoded in a genomic region of Thiomicrospira sp. R3:
- the metG gene encoding methionine--tRNA ligase — protein MSSVRKILITSALPYANGPIHLGHLVEYIQTDIWSRFQKQRGHNCIYVCADDAHGTPIMLRAQSEGISPEALIARISQEHQQDFAGFNIAFDQYHSTHSEENRFYANYIYNQLKANNHISRKTIKQAFDPEKQMFLPDRFIKGTCPKCGAHDQYGDNCEVCGATYSPTELKNPKSVVSGATPIEKDSEHLFFELGHFEPMLKEWTQAGHLQTQIANKLSEWFESGLQKWDISRDAPYFGFEIPGEDQKFFYVWLDAPIGYLASFKAYCDKNNINFDDYWAQDSQAELYHFIGKDIVYFHALFFPAMLAGAGFRTPSAIFAHGFLTVDGAKMSKSRGTFIMASTYLKHLNPEYLRYYFATKLNSRIDDLDLNLDDFVQRVNSDLIGKVVNIASRCAGFVTKRFEGQLNQAWSSAAQNLFDSFSAKREAIAQLYENREYSQAMRDIMALADKANEYIADTTPWVLAKQEGKEAELHESVSVGLNLFRLLMIYLAPVLPQTSTKAREFFNETQWSWDSAKTPLRAHTIAPYQALLTRLDITQVEKMLADSKHTLQATPTKPAPAQSALDPIAPEISIEDFAKIDLRIAKILNAEIVPEANKLLKLTLDIGLGERQVFAGIKSAYEPEDLIGKLTVMVANLAPRKMRFGLSEGMVLAAGPGGKDLFILNPDEGAQPGMRVK, from the coding sequence ATGAGTTCGGTCAGAAAAATCTTAATTACCAGTGCGCTTCCCTATGCTAATGGCCCGATTCACTTGGGTCATTTGGTGGAATACATTCAAACCGATATTTGGTCACGTTTCCAGAAACAACGTGGTCACAACTGTATTTATGTGTGCGCTGACGACGCGCATGGCACCCCGATTATGCTGCGCGCGCAATCCGAAGGCATTAGTCCTGAAGCACTGATTGCGCGGATTTCTCAAGAGCATCAACAAGATTTTGCTGGCTTTAATATTGCGTTTGACCAATATCACTCCACTCATTCCGAAGAAAACCGTTTTTATGCCAACTATATTTACAACCAGCTAAAAGCCAACAACCACATTAGCCGTAAAACGATTAAACAGGCGTTTGATCCTGAAAAACAAATGTTCTTACCAGACCGTTTTATCAAAGGCACCTGCCCAAAATGCGGCGCACATGATCAATATGGCGACAACTGCGAAGTTTGTGGCGCAACCTATAGCCCCACTGAACTTAAAAACCCGAAATCGGTAGTATCGGGTGCGACGCCGATTGAAAAAGACAGCGAACATTTGTTCTTTGAGCTGGGTCACTTTGAACCGATGCTCAAAGAATGGACCCAAGCTGGTCACCTACAAACCCAAATCGCCAACAAGCTGAGCGAATGGTTTGAGTCGGGTTTACAAAAGTGGGATATTAGCCGTGATGCGCCCTACTTTGGTTTTGAAATCCCCGGTGAAGACCAGAAGTTTTTCTATGTCTGGTTAGATGCGCCGATTGGTTATTTAGCGTCGTTTAAAGCCTATTGCGATAAAAACAATATCAACTTCGATGACTATTGGGCGCAAGACTCACAAGCAGAGTTGTATCATTTTATTGGCAAAGACATCGTTTACTTCCACGCGCTATTCTTCCCGGCGATGTTGGCGGGCGCAGGCTTTAGAACGCCTTCGGCGATTTTCGCGCATGGTTTTTTAACCGTCGATGGTGCCAAAATGTCCAAGTCGCGTGGCACCTTTATAATGGCCAGCACCTATTTAAAGCATCTTAACCCTGAATATCTACGCTATTATTTTGCGACTAAACTCAATAGCCGGATTGATGATCTGGACTTAAACCTCGATGATTTTGTTCAGCGGGTGAATTCTGATTTGATTGGTAAAGTCGTCAATATCGCCAGCCGCTGTGCCGGCTTTGTCACCAAGCGTTTTGAGGGTCAACTCAACCAGGCCTGGTCGTCAGCAGCGCAAAATTTGTTTGATTCATTCTCCGCGAAACGTGAAGCGATTGCGCAATTGTATGAAAACCGTGAATACAGCCAAGCTATGCGCGATATTATGGCGCTAGCCGATAAAGCCAATGAGTATATCGCCGACACCACGCCTTGGGTGTTAGCCAAACAAGAAGGCAAAGAGGCTGAGTTACATGAATCGGTCAGTGTGGGCTTAAACCTGTTCCGCCTGTTGATGATTTATCTCGCCCCGGTACTACCGCAAACCAGCACCAAGGCCCGTGAGTTCTTTAATGAAACCCAATGGTCTTGGGATTCTGCCAAGACCCCGTTACGCGCTCACACGATTGCGCCTTACCAAGCCCTATTAACGCGTTTAGACATAACACAGGTTGAAAAAATGCTAGCAGACTCAAAACATACCCTACAAGCAACACCCACTAAACCCGCGCCTGCTCAATCCGCATTGGATCCGATTGCACCGGAAATCAGTATTGAAGACTTTGCTAAAATTGATTTACGTATTGCTAAAATTCTCAATGCCGAAATCGTTCCCGAAGCAAACAAGCTGCTTAAACTGACGCTGGATATTGGCTTGGGTGAGCGTCAAGTGTTCGCGGGCATTAAATCCGCCTATGAACCAGAAGACTTAATCGGCAAGTTGACCGTCATGGTCGCCAATTTAGCCCCTCGCAAAATGCGCTTCGGTTTGTCCGAAGGCATGGTACTGGCGGCCGGCCCAGGCGGCAAAGACCTATTCATCCTAAACCCAGACGAAGGCGCCCAACCAGGCATGCGGGTTAAATAG
- a CDS encoding PIN domain-containing protein has product MKQMHDNCFVDTNLLVYSVTDCDKSKTARLLFANQNLPRVSVQVINEFINVCKRKKILPEPTLYSLAKELIVQLNPACIDRQTLFLVIEVAHRYQYCTFDSLIIASALQQNCKTLFSEDMQHGQLINDKLTIINPFLTT; this is encoded by the coding sequence ATGAAGCAAATGCACGATAACTGCTTTGTTGATACAAACTTGCTGGTATATTCAGTTACTGACTGTGATAAATCTAAAACAGCTAGATTGCTATTTGCGAATCAAAACTTACCTAGAGTATCTGTTCAGGTAATTAATGAGTTTATTAATGTTTGTAAACGTAAGAAAATACTCCCTGAACCCACACTCTACTCACTTGCTAAGGAATTGATCGTGCAACTTAATCCTGCCTGCATCGACAGGCAGACCTTATTTCTAGTCATAGAAGTTGCCCATCGCTATCAATATTGCACATTTGATAGTTTGATTATTGCAAGCGCATTACAACAAAATTGCAAGACTTTGTTTTCAGAAGACATGCAGCATGGTCAGCTGATTAACGATAAACTAACTATTATTAATCCTTTTTTAACAACCTGA
- the rsxA gene encoding electron transport complex subunit RsxA, which translates to MTEYVIILISTVLVNNFVLVKFLGLCPFMGVSKKTDAALGMGLATTFVLTLSSVMSYLLYTYLLIPFELEYLKTIGFILSIAAVVGFTEMAIHKSSPALYQVLGIYLPLITTNCAVLGVALLNIGEGHNFIESAFYGLGAAVGFTLVMVLFASLRERIDAGDVPAPFKGAPIALITAGLMSLAFMGFGGLV; encoded by the coding sequence ATGACGGAATATGTCATTATATTAATTAGTACCGTATTGGTGAATAATTTTGTCCTGGTCAAGTTTCTTGGCTTGTGTCCGTTTATGGGTGTGTCCAAAAAAACCGATGCTGCGCTCGGCATGGGGCTGGCGACAACCTTTGTGCTCACGCTGTCATCGGTGATGAGTTATCTTCTCTATACCTACCTGCTGATTCCATTTGAACTGGAATACCTCAAAACGATTGGCTTTATCCTCTCGATTGCCGCCGTGGTGGGGTTTACTGAAATGGCAATTCACAAATCAAGTCCCGCACTCTATCAAGTGCTGGGTATTTATCTGCCGCTGATTACCACCAACTGTGCAGTGCTTGGGGTCGCGTTGCTCAATATCGGCGAAGGGCATAACTTTATCGAATCCGCATTCTATGGTTTGGGCGCAGCAGTAGGCTTTACTCTTGTGATGGTGTTGTTCGCTTCACTGCGGGAACGCATAGATGCCGGTGATGTGCCCGCACCATTTAAAGGCGCGCCGATTGCACTGATAACTGCAGGCTTAATGTCCTTGGCATTTATGGGCTTTGGTGGGCTGGTTTAA
- the rsxB gene encoding electron transport complex subunit RsxB, with protein sequence MSALAGILIFLGLSIAFGLLLGYAAVRFKVEGDPLAELIDKKLPQTQCAQCGYPGCKPYAQALAKGEAEVNLCIPGGEPTMLEIAELLQVEPKPMEAKATKPKAPMVALINEDLCIGCVLCIKACPVDAIVGATKMMHTVIKKECTGCELCIPVCPVDCIDMVFEQPTPQTWKWPDPKLTLESV encoded by the coding sequence ATGAGTGCATTGGCGGGAATTTTAATTTTTCTTGGACTCTCCATAGCCTTTGGGCTATTACTGGGCTATGCCGCGGTACGCTTTAAAGTCGAGGGCGACCCTCTCGCCGAGCTGATTGACAAAAAACTACCACAAACACAATGTGCTCAATGTGGTTACCCAGGCTGCAAGCCCTATGCCCAAGCCTTAGCCAAAGGCGAAGCCGAAGTAAACTTGTGCATTCCGGGCGGTGAGCCAACCATGCTAGAAATCGCCGAACTGCTTCAAGTAGAACCCAAGCCGATGGAAGCTAAAGCCACCAAACCCAAAGCGCCGATGGTGGCGCTGATCAACGAAGACCTGTGTATCGGCTGCGTGCTCTGCATTAAAGCCTGCCCAGTAGATGCGATTGTTGGCGCGACCAAAATGATGCATACCGTGATTAAAAAAGAATGTACCGGCTGTGAATTGTGCATTCCTGTTTGCCCTGTGGATTGTATTGATATGGTATTTGAACAACCCACGCCTCAAACCTGGAAATGGCCCGACCCCAAATTGACACTGGAGTCAGTGTAA
- the rsxC gene encoding electron transport complex subunit RsxC: protein MKISGFLTQLVKALSPLYPNALRLLHRFHGGVFPKYNKELSLRQPLREGYIPKQLILPLQQHMGLAALPCVELGESVKKFQLIAQAAKGLSAPVHAPTSGKIIAIEPRTLPHASGLAQPCIVIEPDGLDSAIMNVLAVNTPPQTPEEFKQLILNAGIVGMGGAGFPTFAKLPNQPGLVKHLIINGAECEPFITCDDMLMQTHPDEIIRGAQLVAQMFGIPHVVCAIENNKPKAIQAMRKACTNSQIRITEVATVYPMGGQKQLIQEVLGIEVPSGKHTIDIGTVMMNIATLRAIGHAVDKGQPLVSRFVTVSGLGLEQPYNIDALLGTPFDELIALAKPKQPIDYPLIMGGPMMGVKLADNHVPVVKTSNCILANPPEPVQAPMACIRCGECADACPINLQPQQLYWHAQAHEYDQAEKLNLFDCIECGCCSFVCPSHIPLVQYYRHAKSEVREIQAQAQLTEQAKQRHEARQARIERDKQERDAKLAAKKAALKQQATQETLDKKTAQPAHQTAESDTEDAPKLSARERAIQMAKARQQTAKKAQAELSTDQPKQESEKPELSVEDKRKAAMEAAMKLTKARAAAKKAQQETAK, encoded by the coding sequence ATGAAAATCAGTGGATTCTTAACTCAGCTTGTTAAAGCGCTAAGCCCACTCTACCCTAATGCACTTCGCCTGCTGCATCGCTTTCATGGCGGCGTATTTCCAAAATACAATAAAGAATTATCCTTGCGCCAACCGCTGCGCGAAGGCTATATTCCCAAACAACTCATTCTGCCTCTGCAACAACATATGGGGTTAGCGGCTTTACCCTGTGTTGAGCTTGGCGAATCGGTCAAAAAATTCCAACTGATTGCCCAAGCCGCAAAGGGTTTAAGTGCGCCCGTTCACGCCCCCACCTCGGGAAAAATTATAGCAATTGAACCGCGCACTCTCCCCCATGCTTCAGGCTTGGCGCAACCCTGCATTGTGATTGAACCCGATGGGCTCGACAGTGCGATAATGAATGTTTTAGCGGTCAACACGCCGCCTCAAACCCCAGAAGAATTCAAACAATTAATTTTAAATGCCGGTATTGTCGGCATGGGCGGCGCAGGTTTCCCAACCTTCGCAAAGCTACCCAATCAACCAGGCCTGGTGAAACATTTAATTATTAATGGCGCAGAATGTGAGCCGTTTATCACCTGTGATGACATGCTGATGCAAACCCACCCCGATGAGATTATTCGCGGTGCGCAGTTAGTCGCGCAAATGTTTGGCATACCCCATGTCGTTTGCGCGATTGAAAATAATAAACCCAAAGCGATTCAAGCGATGCGCAAGGCCTGCACCAATAGCCAGATTAGGATTACCGAAGTCGCCACGGTTTATCCGATGGGGGGTCAAAAACAATTGATTCAAGAAGTGCTAGGGATTGAAGTGCCAAGTGGCAAACACACAATCGACATAGGTACCGTGATGATGAACATCGCCACCCTAAGAGCTATTGGGCATGCGGTTGACAAGGGGCAGCCGCTAGTGTCACGGTTTGTTACCGTGTCCGGACTCGGCTTAGAACAACCCTATAACATCGACGCCCTACTCGGCACACCGTTTGACGAGCTGATTGCGCTAGCCAAACCCAAGCAACCGATTGATTACCCGCTCATTATGGGCGGGCCGATGATGGGGGTAAAACTAGCCGACAACCATGTACCCGTGGTCAAAACCTCCAATTGTATTTTAGCCAATCCACCCGAACCGGTTCAGGCGCCGATGGCCTGCATTCGGTGTGGTGAGTGTGCGGATGCTTGTCCAATTAACCTACAACCTCAACAGCTTTATTGGCATGCGCAAGCGCATGAATATGATCAAGCTGAAAAGCTTAATTTATTTGATTGTATTGAATGTGGTTGTTGCTCATTTGTCTGCCCCAGCCACATTCCATTAGTACAATACTATCGTCATGCCAAATCTGAAGTGCGTGAAATTCAAGCCCAAGCACAACTCACCGAACAAGCCAAGCAACGCCATGAAGCGCGTCAAGCTCGGATTGAGCGCGATAAACAAGAACGTGATGCCAAGCTGGCGGCAAAAAAAGCCGCGCTAAAACAACAGGCCACACAAGAAACCCTAGATAAAAAAACCGCGCAACCCGCTCATCAAACAGCAGAGTCTGACACTGAAGACGCGCCCAAACTAAGTGCACGCGAGCGCGCAATTCAAATGGCAAAAGCACGACAGCAAACCGCTAAAAAAGCCCAAGCTGAACTATCCACAGATCAACCAAAACAAGAATCAGAAAAACCCGAGCTATCGGTTGAAGACAAACGCAAAGCCGCGATGGAGGCGGCAATGAAACTCACTAAGGCCCGCGCCGCTGCTAAAAAAGCTCAACAGGAAACTGCAAAGTGA
- a CDS encoding RnfABCDGE type electron transport complex subunit D → MKSIYTSSPFAHNNSSVQKVMLQVQLAAFPALLAHILLFGYGIIIQWFLAVATALLVEYVMLKLRGKPVLPNVTDFSALITVTGLVFCIPPESPWWVIVSGSAFALVFGKHLYGGLGYNPFNPAMLGYAFLLMSFPAEMTQWTLPKEIAGYSLSFWESFNHILFGAVAHAPIDSFTGATPLSAVKTGIQEGLSVQQMLQAPYLETGWWNLTAWGWINLAFLAGGAWLIVTRTIRWQYPVGFLGALGLMAWIFHSINPDLYAPVSFHLLFGGTMLAAFFIITDPVSSSTTPLGRLIYAAGIGVLVYVIRNWGAFPDGIAFAVLLLNIAVPLIDRYTQPRVLGHR, encoded by the coding sequence GTGAAATCAATTTACACCAGCTCCCCCTTTGCCCACAATAACAGTTCGGTGCAGAAAGTGATGTTGCAAGTGCAACTAGCCGCCTTCCCCGCGCTGCTAGCGCATATTTTATTGTTTGGCTATGGCATTATCATCCAATGGTTTTTGGCCGTTGCCACCGCGCTGCTGGTTGAATATGTCATGCTTAAACTGCGCGGCAAGCCGGTTTTACCCAATGTCACCGACTTTAGTGCCCTGATTACGGTAACCGGACTGGTCTTTTGCATCCCGCCCGAATCACCTTGGTGGGTGATTGTGTCGGGCAGTGCGTTTGCGCTGGTTTTCGGTAAACATCTCTACGGTGGACTCGGTTATAACCCCTTCAACCCTGCGATGTTAGGCTATGCGTTTTTATTAATGTCATTTCCAGCGGAAATGACCCAGTGGACTTTGCCCAAAGAAATTGCGGGTTACAGCTTGAGCTTTTGGGAATCTTTTAACCACATCCTATTTGGTGCGGTTGCACACGCACCGATTGATAGTTTTACCGGCGCAACCCCATTAAGTGCGGTAAAAACCGGCATCCAAGAAGGCCTAAGCGTACAGCAAATGCTGCAAGCACCTTATTTAGAAACCGGCTGGTGGAACCTCACCGCATGGGGCTGGATTAACCTCGCTTTTTTAGCTGGCGGCGCTTGGCTAATAGTCACCCGCACGATTCGCTGGCAATATCCGGTAGGCTTCTTAGGCGCACTGGGCTTGATGGCATGGATATTCCATAGCATCAACCCCGACCTCTATGCCCCTGTTAGCTTCCACCTCCTGTTTGGCGGCACCATGTTAGCGGCATTTTTCATTATCACCGACCCAGTAAGCTCCAGCACCACACCGCTAGGTCGCCTAATTTATGCCGCCGGCATCGGGGTATTAGTTTATGTGATTCGTAATTGGGGCGCATTCCCCGATGGCATCGCCTTTGCCGTCCTCCTACTCAATATCGCCGTCCCACTCATCGACCGCTACACCCAACCCAGAGTACTAGGACATCGATAG
- a CDS encoding BrnT family toxin gives MNFEWDENKNQQNIIKHGVSFELAQQVFLDPFHVALLDKRFSYFEERWITLGATQNRKILVVANLFMTDDGEELIRIISAREANNKELAIYENH, from the coding sequence ATGAACTTTGAATGGGATGAAAATAAAAACCAACAAAACATAATTAAACATGGTGTAAGCTTTGAATTAGCACAACAAGTATTTTTAGACCCTTTTCATGTTGCTTTATTAGATAAACGTTTTAGCTATTTTGAAGAACGCTGGATTACTCTTGGTGCGACGCAAAATCGTAAAATTTTAGTAGTCGCTAATTTATTTATGACCGATGATGGTGAAGAACTCATTCGTATTATTTCTGCCAGAGAAGCCAATAACAAGGAGCTAGCTATTTATGAGAACCATTGA
- a CDS encoding BrnA antitoxin family protein, with translation MRTIEQRAELDDFELASDYDFSKGVRGRFYQPKKIATTLRLDNDILLYFKKKSKEQHVGYQTLINSLLREIIQQDIKTQP, from the coding sequence ATGAGAACCATTGAACAACGCGCTGAACTAGATGACTTTGAACTTGCATCAGACTATGATTTTTCTAAAGGGGTGCGTGGTCGGTTTTATCAGCCTAAAAAAATTGCGACAACTTTACGACTAGATAACGATATTTTATTGTATTTTAAAAAGAAATCTAAAGAACAGCATGTCGGATATCAAACACTGATCAATAGTCTGCTGCGTGAAATCATTCAACAGGACATAAAAACGCAACCATGA
- the rsxG gene encoding electron transport complex subunit RsxG, whose translation MKSELNLQQTMLRAAGLLSLFVVVSVGLLMAVNVFTKPKIAQAERLALLQTINQVMPAERYNNSLIDDSIEVEAPEFLGANQTRIYRARLDNQPAGLVIETIAPNGYSGNIYLLVGVFADGSVAGVRVLSHRETPGLGDKIELRKDNWILSFNGKNLTPDNASSWAVRRDRGDFDQFTGATITPRAIVAALKNTLEYVNQQGAQLYD comes from the coding sequence ATGAAGTCAGAACTAAACCTTCAACAAACTATGTTACGTGCCGCCGGCTTGCTTAGCCTGTTTGTGGTGGTGAGTGTTGGGTTATTGATGGCGGTCAATGTGTTCACAAAACCAAAAATTGCCCAAGCCGAGCGCCTTGCCCTGCTGCAAACTATTAACCAAGTGATGCCTGCTGAACGCTATAACAATTCACTGATCGACGATAGCATTGAAGTCGAAGCGCCAGAGTTTTTAGGTGCAAACCAAACCCGCATCTATCGCGCTCGCCTCGACAACCAACCAGCAGGCCTGGTGATAGAAACCATTGCTCCCAATGGCTATAGTGGCAACATCTATTTATTAGTTGGCGTATTTGCTGATGGTTCGGTGGCGGGCGTGCGCGTACTGAGTCATCGCGAAACACCGGGGCTTGGTGATAAAATCGAACTGCGAAAAGACAACTGGATACTAAGTTTTAATGGCAAAAACCTTACCCCAGACAATGCCTCCAGCTGGGCGGTTAGACGTGATCGTGGCGACTTTGACCAATTTACCGGCGCGACCATCACCCCCCGAGCTATCGTGGCTGCGCTAAAAAACACCCTTGAGTATGTCAACCAACAAGGAGCGCAACTCTATGATTAA
- a CDS encoding electron transport complex subunit E, with protein sequence MINVWQQKWHDYQDIAQKGLWNNNQALVALLGLCPLLAVTNNSVNGLGLGLATMAVLLTSNILVSLIRHHVPSEIRIPVFIAIIACAVTVIDMMMHAYFYTLHGILGIFIPLIVTNCAILARAEAFASKNTLDKSIVDALFIGIGFTLVLILLGAVRELIGNGTLFDQADLIFGEVAQNWTLTLPDSYNPVLLAILPPGAFIALGLMIALKNLIDQKAKKPSLVTIPIEVKGVSQ encoded by the coding sequence ATGATTAACGTTTGGCAACAAAAATGGCACGACTACCAAGACATCGCGCAAAAAGGGCTATGGAACAACAACCAAGCCTTGGTCGCGCTACTGGGATTATGCCCGCTACTCGCCGTAACCAATAATAGCGTAAACGGCTTGGGGCTAGGCTTGGCCACCATGGCGGTACTGCTCACCTCAAATATTCTGGTTTCACTCATCCGCCACCATGTGCCCTCTGAAATCCGTATTCCCGTGTTTATCGCGATTATCGCCTGCGCGGTGACGGTGATTGACATGATGATGCATGCTTATTTCTATACGCTACATGGTATTTTAGGCATTTTTATACCGCTGATTGTCACCAACTGCGCCATCCTCGCGCGCGCCGAAGCCTTCGCCTCCAAAAACACCCTCGACAAATCCATCGTTGACGCCCTGTTTATCGGCATAGGCTTTACCCTGGTTCTCATCCTCTTAGGCGCGGTGCGCGAACTCATCGGCAACGGCACCCTATTCGACCAAGCTGACCTCATCTTTGGCGAAGTCGCACAAAACTGGACACTCACCCTGCCCGACAGCTACAACCCTGTACTCCTCGCCATCCTCCCACCCGGTGCCTTCATCGCCCTGGGCCTAATGATTGCCCTAAAAAACCTCATAGATCAAAAAGCAAAAAAACCAAGCCTGGTTACTATTCCGATAGAAGTAAAAGGGGTGAGTCAATAG
- the nth gene encoding endonuclease III — protein sequence MNKLKRQQIFDQLAQAIPEPVTELNYSTPFELLIAVILSAQATDKGVNIATAKLFPVANTPKAIYALGVDGLKHYIKSIGLFNTKAQNIIKACKMLVEIHNSQVPQTREELEALPGVGRKTANVVLNTAFGQIAMAVDTHIFRVSNRTKIAPGKDVLEVERKLLKFTPKEHLMDAHHLLILHGRYTCIARKPRCGSCVIFDLCEFKDKEKFM from the coding sequence ATGAATAAACTCAAACGACAACAGATTTTTGACCAACTGGCTCAAGCCATACCCGAACCGGTTACTGAGCTCAACTATTCAACGCCCTTTGAGCTGCTGATTGCCGTCATCCTGTCGGCGCAAGCCACCGACAAGGGCGTGAATATCGCCACCGCTAAACTTTTTCCGGTCGCCAATACGCCTAAGGCTATCTACGCGTTAGGTGTAGACGGATTGAAACACTATATTAAAAGCATTGGACTGTTTAACACCAAAGCACAAAACATTATCAAAGCCTGCAAAATGCTGGTTGAAATTCATAATAGCCAAGTACCTCAAACGCGTGAAGAACTTGAAGCCTTACCCGGTGTTGGGCGTAAAACCGCCAATGTGGTGCTAAACACCGCGTTTGGACAGATAGCGATGGCGGTCGATACCCATATTTTCCGGGTATCGAATCGCACCAAGATTGCGCCTGGCAAAGATGTACTAGAGGTTGAGAGAAAACTGTTAAAATTTACGCCCAAAGAACACCTAATGGATGCTCACCACCTTTTAATTCTCCATGGACGTTATACCTGTATAGCCCGTAAGCCACGCTGTGGTAGCTGTGTTATTTTTGATTTATGCGAATTTAAAGACAAAGAAAAGTTCATGTAA